Proteins encoded together in one Quercus lobata isolate SW786 chromosome 3, ValleyOak3.0 Primary Assembly, whole genome shotgun sequence window:
- the LOC115980329 gene encoding uncharacterized protein LOC115980329 has product MYNDADPYAYDPNKVQKDEEDMPLGSSSVENVASKSLVTKLGMKTEKASLSYDADVTHRCKDNVYVFFKNGRKIFLGPIKGGSIPKVSKVEGKPSLLIVNNEDEFDRECKELKQVYVVVVTDGELKKVVKILEAIQPLINEFEQLFPEELPTGLPPMHNIQHCIDLASRASLSNLPHYRMNPQEGQILQGQVDELLSKG; this is encoded by the exons ATGTATAATGATGCTGATCCATATGCCTATGATCCTAATAAGGTTCAGAAAGATGAGGAAGACATGCCATTAGGGAG TAGTAGTGTAGAGAACGTCGCGTCGAAGAGTTTGGTTACCAAGTTGGGGATGAAGACAGAAAAGGCATCCCTCTCT TATGATGCAGATGTTACCCATAGGTGTAAGGATAATGTGTATGTGTTCTTTAAGAATGGTAGAAAAATTTTCCTTGGTCCTATTAAGGGAGGTAGTATACCCAAAGTTTCTAAAGTAGAGGGGAAGCCATCACTTCTCATAGTCAATAATGAGGATGAGTTTGATAGGGAGTGTAAAGAGCTGAAACAGGTTTATGTAGTAGTGGTGACGGATGGAGAGCTAAAGAAGGTTGTTAAGATACTTGAGGCAATTCAACCATTGATTAACGAGTTTGAACAATTGTTTCCAGAGGAGCTTCCTACAGGTTTACCACCAATGCACAACATCCAGCATTGCATTGATTTAGCTTCGAGAGCTAGTCTATCAAATCTGCCACATTACAGAATGAATCCTCAAGAGGGTCAAATTCTACAAGGACAGGTGGATGAGCTTCTGAGCAAGGGGTAG